The genomic interval ttactattcataaattatttattatttttttactattatttattactattcacagattattTAAAATCGCCTCAGCATCTAAACGTAACCtaaaacatatatagaaaataggAATGATGTTTCAAACATTTTCACTCATGCAGTACCTTGATCCACTCCATCTCAGTCCATCCAAAGAGCTAGGATCCATCTCCTGTGAAAGAGGTGGCCGTGGTTTTATGTGAACAAAGTTGCAACAATTTCTTGTAGAGATAGTATATCAATTTTATTGAGAACTAATACaaacacaaagaaattatactaaagtaaatttacaaactgatgtgattttatgagatatgttagatctactttataataaaagtaattttacaatctgacatatcacattaaaccacgtcagtttgtgtgttttcttttatgcaatCTATGTAGCTAAACTACTTCCCTTAATTTGCTTACTTGCACCAAACCTTAAAACCAAGCCCGAGGGGTAACTAGTAATAAATACTCATTCGCTCTAAGGAAATCATATttggtttccttttcttttaatgtGAGGCAATGGACAAGCTAAGGAAATCACTCTCAATAGTTACATACAAGTCTATATAACATAGAAAAGCGGGATATCCATGACATGTATGTGTAGCCAGATGAACCAAATCCTTATTGAATCTTATTTTTCTATTAGAAGGGACTCGTATATATGTTCTGCAGTACCTCCTGTGAATACTCTGCCGGTTTGAAAAGTTCTTAATGTTAGTTGAGTGCCTAGTTCTCCAATAGATTGACCTGAAATAATACCTACAGCTTCTGGCTTCTGTCTGTATTTATATcttgtataattttttgaattttgccCTATACTAGCATGTCATAATGATCAACTTCTACATACcttgttttttaattatcaaatgaaaattgattttataaaagcCATCCCGTTCACTCtctatttatgttatttattttgatagaaaataaaaatgattagtaAAATTTCTCATTAGGAAGTTATCTCATGTTTGCTCCTTGGTGAAAATATATCAATTGAAGTGGAAGGTTTCTTCAAACAACAAATAGTTGGGCTAACTATTCAATCAAATGATATTGAGCATGTTTCCCACCTCTTCTCAAAAAACAAGTGGGCTATTTCTTTGTAAAATTGTGCTCAATTTTATATATGGCAATTCTGTCAATATTTCTTCTTTAGTTGGAGGAAGAATTTGCACGGTCAAAACGAACCCTTTCATTTCGAATTAAAGAATCCAGAATGAATCAAATCTTCCCAAATAGGATTTCAACATACGACCAATCAATTAATAGCTAACCACTAAAATAACGGTAGTATTTATATCATTTGTAGGTGCAGCTAATTCTCCATGATGGAACTATATGATTTTCAAGGTAAAAGAGCACCTAGccaattcaaaacaaaaataaataaaaatagaaataaagttCCATAATTTTCCTACCCCAAGGGGAATGCCTTTCCCTTGTTTGGCCAACAACAGTAGAGATTCGAATCCCAAACACCGTGGTTTGTGGCCACGTGCTCTAATGGGGTAGATAAAGGTTTTCAATCAAACAAGCAGGATTCTTATCAAATATTGGCCCCAACTTAACtactaaaaattttatgtgcaatcacttttgcatattttttgtgCACTTCACTAATatgattggttttttttttttttttttttttttacgtaactctgctctgctagggttttcgATTCTTGGGTACGCACGTAGGCTGCATGGCGGCCGCGGATGGGCAGCAGCCTAAGGCAGGGCATCACAGATCGTTTGCTGATCTTGTTTTCGAGGTGCCCCAACCATTGCCGGAGATGGAAGTCCCGTTTCGGCACCCGAAATCTATTGATGGAGAATTATACTTCACGTTCTCTGTTGAGGAATTGGAGAAGACTGCTGAACCCTTCCGGTTCTCTTTGGTTCTGAAATTTCTACGGCAAAGACCATCTTTGGATGCCATCAGGTCCTTTATTCGCTGCCGCTGGGGCCTCTCGAGCATGCCTGTTGTCTCTGCAATGCAAAGGCCGCGGCATGTGTTTGTTCGGCTGTCCAATGAAAGTGATTTCAATAAATCTTTGTCCCGTGAATCTTGTGACATCAATGGAGTTCCTTACAGATCTTTTGCTTGGAGACCAGATTTTGATGAATTCTTTGAACCATCATGGGTTCCAGTGTGGATATTTCTGCCAGGCCTCCCACCGAATCTATATCATTCCTCTGTTTTGAGGATGCTTACGGCACCCATTGGTAGACTGATCCGTAGAGACAATTCTACAACTTGTGCCACCAGAACTGATGGCGCCAGGGTGTGCCTAGAGGTGGATGCTTCACAGGAACCGATTTcacatttttggattgggaAACCTGGTATGCCTCGAAGCCGAAAACAGGAAGTTGTGTTTGAGACTTTACCTGCGTATTGCATCAATTGCAGGTGTCAAGGTCATAATCAAAACACTTGCAAAAGTGGAAGTGagcagaagaagaaggtgaAAAGCGGACAGATTTGGGttaaaaaagctgaaaaaaatgTGGAAGAAGACCTTGCTGTAGTTCCGCCTGTCGTCGATAATAACACTGATCAAATAGCTCAAAACATGGAGTCACATGAAGTCATGGCGGTGGAGGAACCGATTCTACCTGTGAAGGAGTCTTCAATAAAGGTTGCTTCTTTATTGATTTCGGGGACTGATTTTGTAGAAATTCCAATGGGTGGCAAGGATGTGGCGCCGGTTACGTTGGTGAATGCTGTTGATGAAGACGATGCAGGTACAGGGATGGAGATTGAGGTTTCTCGTGGGCCGCGTGAAGAACAGGCTGCTAATGGGGCCCGTTTTGAGATTCAAAGTGAGGGAAATGAGCCGGTTTTGGAATTGCTGGGCCATGGAAAGGAGGTTGCTGCTTTTTGTAATGGGCCCAATTCAAAGGTGTATTTGGAACACATGTTAATTGAGGAACTTGAAGAGGAACGTGATGAAGACATTGATCATGATGGGCTTGTGGACGAGCAAGACTTGAACATGGCCATTAACTCAGATTGTGAACTGGAGAGGGACAAGTTGAAAGCTGATATGTCCAAAGAATATTGTTCTGACTCAGAAGGCCCAAAGCTTCTGATTGGTAAGATCCAAAAGCGAAGCTCCACCAGGGTGGTTACTCGCCCTTccaaattaaatttatgattagtCCAATTCTTTTTTGGAATATTCGGGGTCTTGGTACTTCTCATATGCGTTTAAAGAAACTTGTTAGAAAATTTCGGCCTAGTGTCATTGCCTTGGCCGAACCTTTCTTGAAGGAGGATAAAATTCCTAATTTTTTGGGACGTTTCAATTGTGATTTGTATCTTACAAATGAAGAACAACATGGAAAAATTTGGTTACTCTGGAATTCTACTGTTTCTGTTCATTGGTTGGCTGGGTCTAATCAATTCATGTCAGTAAAAATTGAAGAGAATGGGCATGTTTTCGTCCTTACCATTGTGTATGCTAAATGCACCCAGCTAGAGAGGAAAATGTTGTGGGAGGACTTGGAAGCTTCTGGGTGTGGTAACCTTCCTTGGGTTATTTGTGGGGACttcaacattattaaaaatgacTCGGAACGACGAGGTGGTCATCCTCGGCCTTTTGCTGCTATGGAAGATTTCAACTTGTGCATTCATAACAATGGCTGGTTGGATATGTGCGCTAAAGGCCCCAGTATGACTTGGTGCAATGGTCAGGGTGGACTGGCTCGTTGCTGGGCAAGGTTAGATAGATGTTTCATTGattctaattttcttaattgttttcCTAATGTTTTTTTTCAGGTTTTGGCTCGTACTACTTCTGATCATTCCCCATTGGTGATCCAAATGGGTGAGGATCCTTTTAGGTATGGTCCTAGTCCTTTCAGATTTCAATTTATGTGGTCTGATCATAGTGACTTCTTTCGTCTTGTTGAGAGTGTGTGGAACGCTGAGGGGCATGGCGTTGGCCTTGCTAATCTGTCTCATAAATTGAAAAGGGTTAAGGTGGCTTTAAGGGATTGGAATCGGTCTATTTTTGGTAGAACTgattttatcattaatcaattAGAGGATCGTATTGCGGTTCTTGAAAATAGACTTCAGACTTGCtttaatattgatgatgataAAGATCTCCTTCAAACTAATTTGGATCTTTCTATTTGGAGGGATAGGGAGGACACCCGGCTTGCTCATATGGTTAAAAAAAGTTGGTTGCAAGATGGAGATCAAAATTCTAAGTTTTATCATGCTTTCCTTAAtgctaaaaatcataaaaggaTTAAAGAGATGCGCTTGGTTGATGGTTCTTGCTTAAATACCCCTTATGATATTCATAATGCTGCTGTTGAttactttaaaaattttttgggGGTTGGGGGTACTCGTGAGTTGCCAAATCTTAGTGATTTGATTTCTCATGTGATTACTGAGGATGAGAATTTGGCGCTTTGTAGAGCTCCTTCTTTAGAAGATATTAAGGATGCTCTTTTCAGTATTCCCATTGATAGTAGTcctggtccagatggttttggctCGGGTTTTTATAGGGTCTGCTGGGATCTGGTTAAAGATGATTTGTTGACTGCTAtctctgatttttttcttaataattccTTTCCCATATTTTATACTGCCtcctttattgttttaattcctAAAGTGGATAAGCCTTCTGGTTTTGACAAAttacattactttttttaatataaaataagtatttatttGATCAATCACATGATCAGTAGAATATacaaaaagtatacaaaagtAACTGTATATAGCAGAACTcatattataaaactacttGGTTAAAAGGAAATTCCAACTCCTTATTTATTTGACAAAAGCTTTCCCGTTACCTGCTTACCCGGTTCCTATGTACACAAcctttcctttgaaaaaaaaaaaaaaccggtttATAGCTCCCGGGGTATAAAAACCACTAGCTCTCAACAACAACTAGAGATGAAGATCACCCgcaatcaaaatattaaaataggaaaaatatttctaagcgattttgaacataaaaatgaaaatatcatatGCAAATACAATAACgtctaaaataaaaagatagattaagataaaaatataaatcaaatataaattgaTCGATTatcaaagattttattcaaGATTGACCGAGAAGTTGAGCTAAGCGTGCGATATATTGAATGAAGGGAACTAATGAATGAACTGATTGATTGCCCCTATGTAAATTAACCTTATTATGTATTGAAGATCTTatggtttttcaaaatttaaattgtataaaCTTTTCTAATTCTTATTGGTAACAAAGTTACAAAGGGATGTTTTAATTTGCAATAACAAAGTAAATTAATAttgtacttatatatatattggtatcgATCGGTTAAACAAACCGAAACTGCATGGGGAAAATAAACCGAAACCAAAGCGTGTTAAGTACTAGACTAgtccataatatataaaatcaaggGACCCATGCCCTAATTAAGTTTGCTCCCCAACGGCAGAACATGTCAAACTCCTAAATTAGTACGCATACACATGCTGATGCAAAAGGTAGCTAGCGGTCCACTGCGACTCATGTGTCATATCTTCAACTGGTTTTGCACCTCGAGGATGGTCTTAGCCGACTCCCTCAGCTGTTGCGCCTCCTCATCCGTGAGATGAACGTTGGCGACGCCCAGGACACCGACCCTACCAAGCTGTGCCGGCAAGCTCAAGAACAGTTCCCCACCTTCAATGCCATAGAACCCACTTGCAAGTACCGATATTGGGTGGATCTTCCTCTGGTTTCTGATTATGGACCGAGCCAGGTTTGCCACCGAGTACCCAATCGCCCACGACGTGTACCCCTTGAGGCTGATCACTTCGTAAGCACCACCTATGACCGCTTTGTGAATATTCTTCAAGGTTTCCTTTTCGTACGCGATTTGTTGTTTCTCTAGGAAGCTCAGTATGGGCACGCCACCGACACTTATGCTCGACCATAGAGCCACCGAGCTATCACCATGCTCCCCAACTATATAAGCCTACATTAATCATGAAGCAAACGGCGGGTTAGCTAAGCAATTAGCTGCTGTTCCAGTACATATATATGGACTTTATTTTAGTCGTTTTCGTACTTAGTAGAAAAGGTTATCACAACATAAATGGATCAATGAAAATCAAGTACTGCAAGGAAACTTGTaaatatttgtcaaattttcCACAAATGGATGTAAAATTCAAAACACTTTGTCAATtgttagtataagttataacctTACGAGTTACGACCAAACTTGCATGCGGGCTAATTCTCAAGTAAAACTGAAATGACatcttgaaaaaaatgaaaatcgatgttatgttttcaaacaaacattaattatCCGAAACACTGGTGTCTGCTTGAACAGAACTTGGAGCTCCATGCACTCACCTGCACATCCTGAGCATTGACGTCAAGATGATCTGCAATGAGGAACCGAAACCGGGAAGAATCCAGATTAGTGCCAGACCCTATAACCCGGTTCGACGGGAAACCGGATAGCTTCCACGCCACGTAAGTCAGCACATCCACGGGATTGGAAACGATCAGCAGAATGGTTTCGGGGGAGTACTGCGCGAGCGGGGGTATGATCTTCTGGAAAAGAGACACATTCCTCTGGAGGAGGTTCAGCCTAGACTCGTCTTGGATTTGGCGGGCCCCTGCCGTGACAATGCAGAGATCGGACCCGGAGGTAACTGAGTAATCGACTGAGGCGATGATTTTGGTGCGGGGGAGGAAGGCAGCGGCGTGCTGAAGGTCGAGCATTTCGCCGCGGAGCTTTTCGGGCTTGGCGTCGACGAGGACGAGCTCGTCGGCGAGGTCTTGGGTTAGGATGGTTTGGGCTATTGCCATGCCCACATTACCGGCTCCGATGACGGAGATCTTGGTGTGGCGCTTGGTCGGGGAGGGAGGAGCGGCGCTGTGGATGGGCTTGAAGAAGGCCTGGGTTAGGTCCAGGCCTCCCGGTCCCAAAGACGAGTTTGAAGAACTCTTGTGCATTATGAAAACTCAGAAAAGTAGTGATGGAAGAGATTTAGCTGTTTGTATAACTTTGTACGAAGGATTTGTTGTGTAGAGCAATGGTGGAGTTGTGGACTTTTATATTGATCGGAAGGAGGGAAAGAAGTTCTAGAACATGCAGTTGGAGTAGGGAGAACGTCATTCAACGTTCTCGATGAAAGAACAACCGACTTAACTTGTTTATTTCTCCAGGACCGAAATATTaggaagtatatatataccaaCGCCATCGGCCTTTTTGCTTTAACCACCCTCTAAGTAAAGCCTACCATGGACCATGGTTTTTGCGTTTAAACCAATGACAACTTTTACCATGAAAATCTTATATATTCtattactcttcatttctattttttaattatattcgtgataataaataatattttaaacatttagtttgacctaaaaaataattaagaaaaaataaataatatttttctttcaactcattactttatattagattaatttATAGGGCAGTGGCAGTGCTACTGTATTGCCGGCCAACTAACTCTTATTGCTGGGCAGGCAATCTATCCTTTTTTTAACcgatttttaaatatattttaaacattttaaaaaattaacgcACATACATTTTCTGGTGGTAACTATTTTAaacaatttgtaaaaaaaataaaatatacatcaGACCCAAGAAACAAACTCAGAATACGTACGACGCGATCGATCCAGCTAACATAATCTTTATTAATCAACAATAAGGTGAATTATTAATAACCCTAGCTATTTGAGAATGCAAGTGGATCAACAATATGGATGTAGGGAGAGGACCCACGCCATGTTAACGTGCGTGCTGAACGCAGACAACAAGGATGATGAGGGTCAGGCGCGGTAGGCTGGTGGTCAAGATTTGTAGAGCAAGTAAAATGGGAAGAAGGAAGGAAAGTAATGGATCAGCAGAGCACGCATGGTGTTGCACGTTATGTCAGATCGAGCAGCCAAGGTCAAGGGAATGACTTCTTCATGAGCAGGCCCACTTTTTTGTGGGTTTCTTATACCTACTCCAATCAAAGCCCGATGCCAGCCAGCCAATTACTTTCTATACGGCTTAATTTCTTGCTACCTACTCCAATCTAATCAAAAGCAAGCTAAATAGTCATGTAAACGCGTCGAATATCTTTGCTTTTGAACACGAGAGGTTATGTGAGACGTTGAATAGAAAAATCTCCGATGTGGggttttatatttgattttgtgAAAGTAGAAGTTGAAGACTTTATTCTCGATAGAAACTTCGTGTTGTTGTGACGTGCTTTGTAAATTCGTTTTGATTTTCATAttcttcttataaaaattatcatttatcttaaaaatttaaattattattatattatataaaattactacttattctaaaaatttaaattaaaagaaaaatattaattttattatttatatttatattttaacacttttatcattaaataaatcattatgtgaaactaggggtgggcagcggggccccgcacCTTGCTGATCCTCCCCGTTCGCCCCGCCCCCACCCATGCAGGGCGAGGGTTTCAGCCCGCTCAAGCGGGGTGCCAAGGCCCCTGTCCGCACCCCAAGACAGCTGCAGAGGCAGGGGACAGAGGGGGCGAAGCCCGACTCCGCTTTTCCCCCACCCcgcttaatatatatagatataattaaaattatatatataaaaaaaacccataagtaaaatgaaacggtgtcgtttcacttttagttaagGTTTCCCCCCCTCCCCGTGTCTGTTTCCCTTCCCAGACCTTCTCGAACTCTCATCTATCACTCTCTCTGAGTCTCTCGCGCTCTCTCACTTCTCAGTTCTCAGTCTCGCAATCTCTCTCATTCGAActattctctctctccgtctcgcACGAGTCCACGACTGCATGAGCAGCACCACCGCCCATCGGGTTTCTACTTTCCAGTCACTCGTGCAAACTTAAAGTTAATTTTCACTTCGAATTTGCCGCCACTCAAAtgtaaaaaatctgaaacccattctttttttttttttagttttggattaGAGATTGGATGAAGGttgggttgaatcggagatggaggatgagaataattgtgaatttgtgtgctgtggaaaaatttgtgcatgtgtttgattcgtgtgtttgtttgtttatttttgtttttattttttttgtatattggaaccctaaatcaatttaaggttccaatccgaaactcatttttgaaatttaggggtttcatctaacgttatttttttttttttgaaaaaaaaatatctatttttatgggcccaaaatggcccagaagcagtttctgggccattttaggcccatttTAGCAGTTTTTGGGCCTTCGGCCCAGTAGGGTGCGAGGGGCGAACCCCCTCCACCTGCACCCCGTTATCCGGGACGGGTTCCCCCGCCCCCGCGGGGGGCTAGGTGAGGATTACACCGCTCCATAGGGGACAGATAGCACCCCTACGtgaaataaaattgagaatatATACGTTGAATTAAAATCTATTAAAGAATgatgtttatataaatatatatatatcatatttttaattatttttatatcacaGACATGCACTTGAAATgttcattaaaaatatcatatcaagAAATTATATGGCTGGCCGGagacaataaaaatattgtcgCATTGCTTAAGAATATttaaagtgagaaaaaaaagtcCATGgaaactttttcaaaaagaaaaaggtaaaacgaagtgttagtttttttttattagataaagATTGATGGGGACATCAGCTCTAATAGTTGAAACTTGAGAGATTTGAATCCGCTACAATAGATGATGAATGGTACTAAAGACTATCTATAGGTGGTGCCATTCTGCaataaattagtaaattaatcAAACTATTAGTTACTCTCTAAAGGAATATGCCTAATTCCAATATAACCAACGGCAGCGAAGACTTTTTTACGAGTCTAAGAACATGGTTTCCCATATCTAAACCGGAAGTTTTATgagtctcgtttattttcatagatgatataagataagttgatataaaagttaaaaattaaataaaatattattaaaatatattctttttaatattattattattttaaaatttaaaaaaattaaattaattattttattttatataaaaaatttaaaaaaattacaataattagataaaaatagatgttttatgaaaataaacgatGCCTCAACGGCTCAAAGGtccaccaaaaataaaagagaccgCATTCATATTTTTCCTACGTACATGTGGTGTGATTGttcttttatctctctctctttttgttgggattaatatctacttaagaaattgtattctttttattactagatagatattatttttatgattatgaGATTCACGCTAACTAGAAACATTTATGGAAAAATTGTAAGGGTGGCTCCACAACCTCTACTCTCACCGCTAGTGCTAGGAGCTTTCgctagttaattttttttaaaaacaaattaacaatattattaaaaaaatatttacttaattattaaagtgaacaaaaaatttaaaaatactcaGCGAGAGCTATCAGCGAGATGACCAGCATTTTCCAAATTGTAATTCTCATGTCACATTTTAgatgcggtttggatagtgagaagatatgagatggttttagttaaaaattgaataaaatattgttaacatattattttttaatattattattattttaaaatttgagaaagttaaattatttattatattttgtgtgaaaatttgaaaaaattataatgataaaatgagataaaacactttcactatccaaactagtaCCATGTTCATCTGGGTTCTGGcctataaatttaaatataccCAGACCAGAACTCGGGTTTAGCCCGGGTCAGACCCAAGCTAAAACCCAGATGAAACCGGTTTTAAAAGTCCGAAACCCGAGTTTCCGggttgttcctttttttttttttttggacattAGAATTCACAATTTAGCTAAAAACAATTCACAATTCTGGTTAAACCCACGGGAATGCTTCTCAAGCTTTTCtcggggtttttttttttgtaattatttaagcAATACTGCTGAATTATATATGTGATCTATGCATGAGATTTAACTGCTCCAAAATTGTTGTAACCCATgaaagaagtttaaaaaattatgataattataatgGTATAAATTACTTGTAGCACATTGATGTTGTAGAGACGGTAGAACTGGTACGATTTCCATGGCTTTAGCCAGAATTCGATCTCaaacaaacaagcaaacaaattaaaaccaGCAATAAGAACATGACGTTACTGGGAAAATAGATACATGATGAAGAACAGAACAAAGAAGGGCATAATCCCTGCTGCGGGGATGAAAAGTATGTATATTATGTACAGATGAAAgagaaccaaaaagaaaaaagaatgaataCTCACTTCAATGACCCGCGGGAATAatgcattaaacaaaaaaacGGAGGTTATTGTTCACgagaatattgattttgagtttCTATCTATTTAgttgcaataaaaaaataaaaggtaccGGATTTTAAATTGGAAGTTTCAAACATTCAAAGGTCTACCAAATATTAGGGGTgcacccgcatggtgcggggcgggggcaccccctccctgCCCCCCGCCCGCACCCTGTGGATAGAGGGGTTTCATT from Juglans regia cultivar Chandler chromosome 2, Walnut 2.0, whole genome shotgun sequence carries:
- the LOC109010394 gene encoding uncharacterized protein LOC109010394 → MRLKKLVRKFRPSVIALAEPFLKEDKIPNFLGRFNCDLYLTNEEQHGKIWLLWNSTVSVHWLAGSNQFMSVKIEENGHVFVLTIVYAKCTQLERKMLWEDLEASGCGNLPWVICGDFNIIKNDSERRGGHPRPFAAMEDFNLCIHNNGWLDMCAKGPSMTWCNGQGGLARCWARLDRCFIDSNFLNCFPNVFFQVLARTTSDHSPLVIQMGEDPFRYGPSPFRFQFMWSDHSDFFRLVESVWNAEGHGVGLANLSHKLKRVKVALRDWNRSIFGRTDFIINQLEDRIAVLENRLQTCFNIDDDKDLLQTNLDLSIWRDREDTRLAHMVKKSWLQDGDQNSKFYHAFLNAKNHKRIKEMRLVDGSCLNTPYDIHNAAVDYFKNFLGVGGTRELPNLSDLISHVITEDENLALCRAPSLEDIKDALFSIPIDSSPGPDGFGSGFYRVCWDLVKDDLLTAISDFFLNNSFPIFYTASFIVLIPKVDKPSGFDKLHYFF
- the LOC109011563 gene encoding L-lactate dehydrogenase A-like, yielding MHKSSSNSSLGPGGLDLTQAFFKPIHSAAPPSPTKRHTKISVIGAGNVGMAIAQTILTQDLADELVLVDAKPEKLRGEMLDLQHAAAFLPRTKIIASVDYSVTSGSDLCIVTAGARQIQDESRLNLLQRNVSLFQKIIPPLAQYSPETILLIVSNPVDVLTYVAWKLSGFPSNRVIGSGTNLDSSRFRFLIADHLDVNAQDVQAYIVGEHGDSSVALWSSISVGGVPILSFLEKQQIAYEKETLKNIHKAVIGGAYEVISLKGYTSWAIGYSVANLARSIIRNQRKIHPISVLASGFYGIEGGELFLSLPAQLGRVGVLGVANVHLTDEEAQQLRESAKTILEVQNQLKI